A window of Actinomycetota bacterium genomic DNA:
CGATCCCGAGCACCGCGGCGACCTCATCCACGAAGGCATCATCCACCGGTCCGCTGCGGATGAGAGGAGGTGCTTCGAACGACAGGCGCTCGCCTCTCTTCAACGGGACCAGTCCGAGTCCGCACTCTTGCACGATGATGTCGCCTTTCGGTGTGCCACCCGCGCCGAGCCACGCGTGGCAGGTGCCGAGCGTCGGGTGTCCGGCGAAGGGGAGCTCACCCCTGAGCGTGAAGATCCGCACCCGATAGTCGGCTGCTTCGCTCGTCGGTGGGAGCAGGAACGTCGTCTCGGACAAGTTCAACCACCGTGTGATTGCCACCATCTCGTCTGATGTCAACCCCTCGGCGTCATGCACGACAGCGAGCGGATTGCCCGAGACCGCGCCGGAACCGAACACGTCGATCATCTCAAAAGGGCGGCTCATCGGCCGGATGCTACAACAGGCGATTCCTCCGGCCGACCTCCGCGGAGTCGGACACGAGGTTGTGGCGGAAGCGCGCCGGCATCAGGCGGGTTCGAGCAAGAGCGAGCGCAACACGGGAGGTGTCCACGGTGATCCAACGCCGACTCCACTTCTCGGCGACGCCGCTTCCCTCCATCCTGCACGTGACATCCCCCGATACGCGCGCTGCAGTCCGAACTGGACGGTCTCGGGGCTAACGAAGCTTGAACCGCTGGATCTTGCCGGTCGCGGTCTTCGGTAGGTCGACGACGAACTCGATCCAGCGGGGGTACTTGTAGGGTGCGAGGCCCTCCCGGCACAGGGCTCGCAGCTCCACCGCCAATTCCTCGCCGGCGGCGGCGGGGTCGATGAGAACGACAGATGCGGCCGGTTTCACCAGGCCGGCGTCGTCCCGGCGGCCCACGACGGCCGCCTCGAGAACGAGGGGATGCTCCATGAGCTTCGCCTCGATCTCGAAGGGTGAGACCCAGATCCCGCCTACCTTCAGCATGTCGTCGCTACGGCCCTGGTAGTAGAAGTAGCCGTCCTCGTCGCACAGGTAGGTGTCACCGGTATCGAGCCAGTCGCCGCCGGACATCGTCGCCGCGGTCTTCTCCGGGTCGTTCCAGTATGCCCGGGCGGCGGAATGGCCGCGATCGAGGAGACGCCCTGCCGTACCGGCCGGTACGTCGTTGCCGTCGTCATCGACGATCCGGGCCGTGTAGCTCGGGACGGACTTGCCGGTCGAGCCGGGCCGGATGTCTCCGGGCCGGTTGGAGATGAAGATGTGCAGGAGCTCCGTCGACCCGATGCCGTCGAGGATGTCGAGCCCGGTGCGCTCCTTCCACCTCCGGAGGATGTCCGGTGGAAGCGCCTCACCCGCAGAGATGCAGCACCGTACCGACGAGGTATCGGGCTCCAGGGTGTCATAAGCGGCAAGCTGCGCCGCGTACAGGGTCGGAACCCCGAAGTAGAGCGTGGGCCGGAACCGGCCGATCACATCGAATGTCGACTCGGCGGTTGGGCGGCCATCGAAGAGGACGGCGGTGCCTCCCACCCACAGGGGGAAGGTCATGGCGTTGCCCAGGCCGTAGGCGAAGAACAGCTTCGCGGCAGAGAAGAACACGTCGTCCTCCCGGGCGCCGAGGATCTCCACGCCATAGTGCTGCGACGTGACCACCATGTCCCGATGGCGGTGAATCGCACCCTTCGGGTTACCGGTCGACCCCGAGGAGTACAGCCAGAAGCAGTCGTCGAGGGGAGACGCGGCGACAGGCTCGAGATCGGGGGAAGCCGCCTCCAGGAGAGATCGCAGCGTCGTGCCCTCCCCTTCGGTGCGGATACGGTGGGCAGGGCCGGGAGTGACGGCGTCGAGGGCCGGAACCACCGCCTCGTCGTACTCGGGAGACCAGATGACCGCAGCCGCCTGCGAGTCGGCGATGACGAACTCGTAGCCCTTGGCCCGCAGCAACGTATTGAACGGGACGGGGACGAGCCCGGCTTTGATTGCGCCCCAAAAGACATAGAAGAAGGCAGGGTCATCCTTCACCACCATCAGGACGCGATCCCCGCGAGCCAGGCCCAGGCCGAGCAGTGCGTTCCCTGCCCGGTTCACCCGCTCCGCCAGCTCCCCGTAGGTGACCTCGGCCCCGTGGTTCGTCCTGATGGCGGGCTTGTCGGCGCGTCCCTCCTCCAGGTGCCGATCGACGAAGGGCACGGCGACGTTGAACGTCGACGACAGAGTGAGCCCTTCCGGAGCCACGGTTACGGTATGGTCCTGCACGATCGCACCCCCTCCATCTGCCCGGCCCGCACAATTCGCAGATGCCATCGTACCCATCCGGAAGGTCGGCCGTCGGCGTCGAGCGGGAGAGAACCCTCATGGATTCCGCCGGACCGTGCCGAACCATGCAAGGGCGCCACGAAGCATTGCCAGACGGGTTCCTACGACGTGCCCGCCAGCTTGGCACGGATATCTTCCGGCCATGCCGTTGCCTGCCCGGTCTGTCGATCTATGAGTGCAACGACGACCTTGCCGGTTGTCACCTGCTGCCCATCCACGGACAACTCGATGTGGTAGGTCAACGAGCTGTCCCCGACCTCGTCGACTGTCAGTGTGACACAGACGACCTCATCGAAGAGGACCGGGCGCACGAAGTCGAACTCCACGTGGACCCGGGGCAGCGCTCCGAACGTGAACTCGACGATGCCCAGCTCACGGTGGAGGGCGCTCTCGGCGGCCTCCGCGTATCGGATGACCGTGGAGTAGTGCCATATGCCCGCGGCATCCGTGTCAATCCACTCGAGTCGCCGTCGAATGGTCGTCGATGCGCCCATCACGCGCTTCCGCAGACGTCGCGAACGAAGCCGACCGTGGCCTCGAGTGTCGATACCGGCTGGGACAGGTGCGGTGCGTGGCCGCACTCGCTCAGATCCACGCGTTCCACCGGCCCGGCGATCTGCCGCTCGATGGCATCGATCTGGGCCATCGTCCCATACTCGTCATCCCTGCCCTGTATCAGGAGCACGGGGCACTCGATCCGGTTGAGCAGGTACTCGATGTTCCAACTGGCGAAGCGTCGGTCGAGCCAGACGTCATGCCACGCCCGGAACGTGGCGACCGGGTCACAGTGGTACTTCGCCATCTTCCCGGCCAACTCGCCATCGGCGAACCGTTGCCCCAAGGTCGCGATCGTGTCGAGGCCGACCGCCTCGACGAAGACGTGAGGGGCCAGGAGGACCAGCGCCGCGACGGGATGGTGAGCGGCGTATACAAGCGAGATCGACCCGCCGTCGGAATGCCCGATGAGCACCGGGACAGAAACGTCGAGTTGCTCGAGCACCGACGGCAAGACAACGAGCGCCTCGCGGTCGACGAAGTCGATCGGCCGTGGTTCGGTGGCCGGGTCGGACCAGCCATGCCCATACCGACTGTAGACAAGGCCGCGATGATCGGTCGCCCCCACGACATCGTCGGGAAATGTCCGCCACAGCTCGATGCTGCCGAGCCCGTCGTGCAGGAACACGACCGTCGGCCGCAGGCCGGACTCGTTCACGACACGATACTCCAGCCGGCAACCGGCAACGGTCAAGAGCGACGTAGACGACGGTTTCGACACGGCAGACGACATCACATCACCGGTCCGATCGCCGGTTGCGTCCACGGACGTGGCACCTGGGGGTCCGTTGAGGGTGCTTCCTTGTCACGGATCAGTCCTCTTCGATCTTCCACAAGTCCGCCGGGTATCCGTCACGCAGCGCTTCACCGAAACGTTCATGCATCGCCGTGACGTCCTCGATGTCGTTCTCATCCAACTCGTATCCGGTATGCGACTGGACCTGATGCTCGGCTGAGAGGCGGCGAATCGTTCTCCCGTCGACCGTTCCGGTGGCCTGGAGCGATGAGGATGGGTAGAAGACGCCACTCTCGGGAGGACCGTGGTTCCCTCGACCCTGCTCGTCGATCACGATGATGTGGAAGTCGATCCTCTGGCCGGCCTGACTCGCCATGATGAAGTTCCAATCGGTACGATCGTCGGTCTCGACATCCTCGAAGCCAGATCCGGCGAGTGCGTCACGCAGCTCCTGCACGTCTTCCCGTTGGATGACAGTATCGAGATCGGCATGCGGGCGCGTCTGCTCACCAACCGGCACGTCGACGCCCCAGCCCCCATCCAGCCAGACGGCAAGACCGAGCTCATCGAACAGATCAACGTAACGGTGGACAACGTCCGCCGTCATCTCACGGCGTGGCGCTGCGCCTTCATGCTGCTCCAGACCCATCACAACCATTGAAGCGTAGGCATGGATACACGAACGGTGTCGGCGATCGACACCTTCCTGTCACACCCCGGCCGAATCTGCAGCGAAGCCGCGTTCGCGATGCTCGCCCGGGTCACACCGATCCCCGCGTCTTCCGAACTCACCACCAGACACCGGTTGACCAGGCGTGGCGATCGTCATCTCAACTCGGCCCAACACATCGTCGTGATCCAACACCAACGGCACGACACCCGACTCCGCGCCCACTTCGAGAAACGGCACGCCGAGGCCAAAACCGACCGCGAAATCCGACGCTGCCTCAAACGCTAGATCGCCCGCGATCTTTGCCGCACCCTCAAAACGGACTTGACAACCAATAGGAGCGTCCTCTCAGGAAATGGAGCCTCCGCAAAACCCGGACCGGCACACCCATCCAAGGTCTTCCCGGCTCCGCGTGGGAAGCCGCTCCGGTGCCCGTACACGCGCAAGATAGAAGTGAGTTCCCGGCCACAAACTGCCCGTCGACGACCTCGCCAAGATGTCGACTCCCGCATACTCCCCGTTGCCCGATTCGGCGGCGGGCACGAGATCTTCACGATGCCCTTGTCGCATCCTGTTCTCGACTTCCCATCGGTGGCATCACTGTGTTTCACAGGTGTTCCACCCGCACTATCGGCGGTCGTGCCACCGAAAGGAATCGGCGTTGTCGCCAATGTTTCATTGGGATATGACCCATGTTTCGCCCAGAGATGCAAAGAGCAGTCGAGACGGATTCTTGGCCGGCGAACAGGTAGCGCCTTGACGTGATACCGGCGAGCCGGACCGTACCTCTCGACACGCACGGCAGCCGGGAAGCTAGGCTGAATTGTCGTGTTACCGCCGCGGTCGATGAGAACCCGGCGGAACAGCGAGAGATCACATTCAAGCCAGAAGGAGGCAAACAATGGCATTATCCACCCGATGGGTGAGATGGCTCACGATGGGTGCGGTACTGGCCCTGTTGGTAACCGCCTGCAGCAGCGGCAGCAGCACTACCCAGGAGACATCCGCCACCACAGCTACCACGGCAGCCGCACAAACGGTCACCATCGACGTGATGGGGGCGTTTCGAGGCGCCGAGGCCGACGACTTCCAGAAAGTCATCGACGTCTTTCAGAAGCAGAACCCCAACATCAAGGTGAATTACGAGGGTTCGGCCCAGTTCGAGACCGACATCCAGGTACGCGTCAAGGCAGGCAACCCGCCAGACATCGCCGCGTTCCCGCAGCCGGGAGCAGTGGCACAGTTCGCGCAATCGGGTGATCTCGTGGCACTTCCCGGCTCGGTGGTCACCAGTATCAAGTCGAATTACCAGCCTGGATGGCTCGATCTTGGATCGGTCGACGGGACCCCGTACGGTGTGTTCCACCGGGTGAACGTCAAGGGCTTCGTCTGGTACAACAAGCCGGCATTCGATGCCGCCGGCTACACGGCACCCAAGACCTGGGACGAATTCCAGAGCCTCCTCAACAAGATGAAGTCGAGCGGGACATCACCGTTCTGCATCGGAAACGAGTCCGGTGATGCGAGCGGTTGGCCGGGGACCGACTGGGTGGAGACCTACATGCTCCGCATGTACCCGTCCAGTGACTACATCGACTGGTACACCGGCAAGCTGAAGTTCGAGTCGACCCAGGTCGATACGGCCTGGTCCGATGTCGGAAAGATCTGGCTTGACCCGGACATGGCATACGGCGGACCAAAGACGATCGCCACCACCGGCTTCAAGGAGTCGGCCGCCATGCTCTTTGACCCCACACCGAAGTGCTGGCTCGTCATGCAGGGTTCCTTCGTGACCGGGTTCTTCCCGGACAGCGTCCAGAAGAACCTCGACTCCGAGCTCGGTGTCTTCGCATGGCCGAAGATGGGCGACGTTCCATTCACACTCGAAGTGGGTGGCGACCAGTTCGTCATCTTCAAGGGCCACGAGAGCGACGCCGTGACGAAGTTCATGGAGTTCCTTACGACGCCGGCGTCGGCGGAGCCGTGGGCTGCGCTCGGAAACGCGCTGTTCCCCCACAAGGGCCAGAACCTGGACATCTATCCGAACAAGGTGATTCGGACTCTCGCCCAGGACCTGACCACCGCCGAGAGCGTCCAGTTCGACGCGTCGGACCAGATGCCGCCTGCGGTTAACCAGGCCTTCTGGAAAGGCGTGACCGACTGGGTCACAGGTACACCACTCTCGAAAGCCGAGAGCGACATCGATGCGGCATGGTCGAGCGGTAGCTGACCCGATTGGAGGGTGGGCCTCCCCGGAGGTCCACCCTCCAACTTTTCTGGACCATGACTGAACAGAAGCACAAGGACGGCGCCAACAGCCGGATTCAAACCACGAATCGACGCGACACCCTCGTGGGGGTATTGCGGGCTGCCTGGCTGATCGGCGGACCCCTCCTCGTCGTCGCCGCCCTCGTCGGCGGATTCCTGTTCCTCAGAGACAATGCCCTGACCGCCCCCAAGCTCCTCGTCGCTGCGATCGCCATCGTATGGGGTGTGGGAGGCGTCATCGCCCTCTTCGCCCTTGCCGCCACCTACGTCGGGCACCTCCGGCTATCTGCACAGCAGCGTCTGTCTCCGTTCATCTTCGTCGGTCCCGCCGTCCTCGTCCTCGGCCTCTACCTGGTCTATCCGACCGTGGAGACCCTGTATCTATCCTTTTTGGGCCCCAAGTCCCACCAGTTCGTAGGCTTGTCCAACTACATCTTCGCCTTCACCGACGAGTCGATGACCACGTCGTTCAGGAACAATGCTCTCTGGCTCATCTTTGGAACGGGGCTCAGTGTGGGGTTCGGACTACTCATCGCCGTCCTGGCAGAACGTACCGCCCACTGGTTCGAGCTCACGGTCAAGTCGATCATCTTCATGCCAATGGCGATCTCACTCGTCGGCGCCAGCATCATCTGGCTGTTCGTCTACGCCTACCGTCCGCCGGGGAGCCCGCAGATCGGCATTCTCAACGCGGTCCTGACCGGTCTTGGTGGCCAACCTCAGGCGTGGCTGCTCGGTCAACCCTGGAACACGCTGTTCCTGATCGCCATTCTCATCTGGGGCCAGACGGGCTTCGCCATGGTCATCTTCTCGGCCGCGCTCAAAGGCGTCCCGCTTGAACTGGTGGAAGCGGGGCGAATCGACGGCGGCAACGAGTCTCGGATCTTCTTCGCCATCACGCTTCCGTACATCCGGGGCACGGTCGTCATGGTCACCACGACAATCGTGATCTTCACGCTGAAGATCTTCGATATCGTGCTCACCATGACTGGCGGCAACTACGGAACCCAGGTGATCGCCAACGCCTACTACGACCAGCAGTTCAAGTTCTTTCAACCTGGTCGGGCATCTGCCATCGCCATCGTCCTGCTATTGCTGGTGACCCCGGTGATGTGGTACAACCTCCGCAATTTCCGTAGTCAGACGGAGGCGTTTCGGTGAACCCGACCAGCCGTCGACCTCTCGCCAGGGCCGCTGTCTACGGATCCCTCACGCTCATCGCGTTCCTGTGGATCCTGCCGACCGCCGGCTTGCTCGTCACCTCGTTCCGACACCTGACCGACATCAACCAGACAGGGTGGTGGTCCGCCATCCTTCATCCGGGATCGGCACATTTCACGGTCGCGAACTACGCGGCCGTGTTGGGAGCATCGGGCAATGCAGGGCAAATCGATCTGGGGAATGCCCTGCTCAACAGCATTGCCGTCACAATTCCCGCCACGATCATCCCGATCTTCATCGCGGCGCTGGCCGCCTACGGATTCGCCTGGATGCGGTTCCCGGGCCGTCTGATCCTCTTCACGATGGTGGTCGCCCTGCTCGTCATCCCGCTCCAGATCGCCCTGATCCCGATTCTCCGCCTCTATGTCTCGGGTGGTATCGCCGGCACCTACGTCGGCATCTGGTTCGCACACACGGGTTTTGGCCTACCGCTTGCCATCTACCTCATGTACACGTATATCTCGGCGCTTCCCAGGGACATCTTCGAGTCGGCGTTCGTGGATGGAGCGAACCACTTCACCGTGTTCACGCGGCTTGTTCTCCCCCTGGCGGTTCCGGCGCTTGCCTCATTTGCCATCTTCCAGTTCCTCTGGGTCTGGAACGATCTGCTCGTCGCACTCATCTTCCTGGGGTCCGGCCGCAACGTCGAGGTCCTCACCGTGCAGCTCCTCAACATGGTGGGCAGCTACGGTACGGACTGGCAACTTCTCACGGCGGGCGCCTTCATCTCCATGATCTTCCCACTCACCGTGTTCTTCGGCCTCCAGCGGTATTTCGTGCGAGGCCTCCTCACCGGCTCCGTCAAGGGCTGAGACGCTCCCCCTGCCCCTGCTCCACGGGGAGATGTGTACCGGTGGTTCTCTCGATGCACCATTCGTGCCGGACCCCGACTCAGGAAACTCGAATGTCCCCACTGATGAGACCCGGCGAGGCCACCCCTCCCGCCGCCCAAGATCACTTCGGCCCGACCGGCGGGCGCCGGTTCACGGGGTGGGGTGGTCCCTGAGCCAGGCTCGGAGCAGCTTCACATTCGCCTGGTGCTCTTTGTAGGTGACGGCATAGCGGGTCTCGCCCGAGTGCAAGTCGATGGTCACGTAGCCCGGCGGCGGGGCCAGGAAGGCGTCGAGCGACGCATCGTCTGGGGAACAGATCGGCGTGGGCGGCAGACCGTCGTGCCGGTACGAGTTGTACGGCTGGTCGGATGCCCGTTCCTCACTGGTGGTGAAGATCCGGTCCTCGGGCACGGGGTAGAGGATGATTGAATCCATCTGCAAAGGCCCGCCGCCAGCCAGCCGGTTGGTGAGCACGCGCGCCACTCTGGGCTTCTCGTTCTGGTTGTACGTCTCCTTCTCGATCACCGAGGCGGCGGTCAGCACCCGGTGCCACTGATCCCGGGGAACGTTGCGCTCTTCGAGTTGCGCCACCCGGCGATCCACCATCGCCTGCACGATCTCCCCTGCGCTTGCACCGTCGGCCGGTTCGTAGGTGCCGGGCGCCAGCCAGCCCTCCGCGTTGCCGCCGGCCTCGGGCGGCAGCTCCACTTCGGCGATCGCCACCTCCACCTCGGCGGTGTTGAATCCAAAAGCGGTGGCGATATCCGCCGCCAGGTGCTTGGTGAGAGCGCCGCCCGGAGCGACCGTGTCCGGCCCCGCAGTGGGTTTGGGTACTGGGGCGTACCCGCTCGCCGGCGAGGCCGGGGACACTGACGTAGTCGTCGTCGCCGGCGGTGCAGTGGTGGTGGTCGAGGGTGCGAAAGTGGTCGTCGTGGTGGTAGCGGGAGGCAAAGGCGCCGTAGCGGACCTGGGTGCGGGGTCCGGCGGCGAAGCTTCGGTCACGGAGGTCTCCGCCGCGACCAGTTCGTCCGGCACCGCGCCATCGCCGCTCTCGTCTCCCCCGCCGCCGAGCACCAACGCCAGAATCGCCGCCACCGCCAGCACCGCCAAGCCGGCCAAGGTCCATGCCAGAGATCTCGATCTCACAGACACCATCATGCCGCGGCCACGCAGCAAACCTGAAATCAGGTTGATGATGCTCCGCTCGCTGTCGAAGAACCAGGCAAGCTGGTCCCGTCGGGACCGGAGTCAATCGAGTCTTCCGTGGCCACGTCCGAAAGGTCGAGCCCCTCGAACTCGACGCCTTCCACCGCCTTCCCTCATCATTGCGGTACAACCGGAGGGTGGCCGAATCTCCGGTTGGTCCAAGCGAATGCAGAAGGGGTGGAGCCCCCGTCCCTCAATATGGGATCGGTTGCGGAACGGCGCTACAAGAGCTTTCAGAGTCGCGTTGTGGTCGTGGGCTCCAAGAGCGTGCCCAGATATCAGGTCAGTGAAGGCGCAGAAACCCCCGTCTACCAGGGGTTGCGCGTGGTGGGCAATACTGGGATCGAATCGGTGACATCTGCCGTGTGAAGGTTTCTGGAGGCCTTGGTGCGTCTGCGCAGAATCGGGGTGATAGGACGAGAAGCCTTGTGCACTATGGGTTTCCGGCTCTCATCGTTTCGCGTCTCTTCTCGGTGTTTCTCAGCATCATGTGGACGCGATGTGGTCGCGAGAACCGACCCCGAATCGGATGTGTCGTGGAACACTGCCTCGATGCGCACGGTGTATCTAATCTGGACGACAGGGCGCGGTCGGTCCCATCAGTCGCTCTTCACCCGCTGATCCGTACTCATTAGCACGGCTCCTCGCAATCTTGAGGACACGGCTGAAATCCATGCGGCACATCAATTCTCGCCGCTCACCGGTTTGCACCGGTTCCCGTCGTTTCTCAACCTCTCGCGGCCCAGGCCCAGTGTGTTCCACCGCCGGGTTTCGGCGACATCTTCCTGCTGTAGAAACCTGTGCGTCCTCGGCAGGCCGCGATGAGTGTCTGATTGATGATGCAGGCGGTGTCGCGGGACGTTCCGGTTTCATACCGATGCGCGACCTCAGCCTGATGGAACCGACCATGGAATGGCGGTTTCGTCCCCGCCAGGAACGATGACCTGCAAGACACGCCACCTGCCGCTAGGTGATTGCGCCAAGCGGAACCGGACTTCTCCATCGATCCCTGCAACGACGGAGGAAACCTCGATGTCGTCCCCCAC
This region includes:
- a CDS encoding carbohydrate ABC transporter substrate-binding protein yields the protein MGAVLALLVTACSSGSSTTQETSATTATTAAAQTVTIDVMGAFRGAEADDFQKVIDVFQKQNPNIKVNYEGSAQFETDIQVRVKAGNPPDIAAFPQPGAVAQFAQSGDLVALPGSVVTSIKSNYQPGWLDLGSVDGTPYGVFHRVNVKGFVWYNKPAFDAAGYTAPKTWDEFQSLLNKMKSSGTSPFCIGNESGDASGWPGTDWVETYMLRMYPSSDYIDWYTGKLKFESTQVDTAWSDVGKIWLDPDMAYGGPKTIATTGFKESAAMLFDPTPKCWLVMQGSFVTGFFPDSVQKNLDSELGVFAWPKMGDVPFTLEVGGDQFVIFKGHESDAVTKFMEFLTTPASAEPWAALGNALFPHKGQNLDIYPNKVIRTLAQDLTTAESVQFDASDQMPPAVNQAFWKGVTDWVTGTPLSKAESDIDAAWSSGS
- a CDS encoding PhzF family phenazine biosynthesis protein, which encodes MSRPFEMIDVFGSGAVSGNPLAVVHDAEGLTSDEMVAITRWLNLSETTFLLPPTSEAADYRVRIFTLRGELPFAGHPTLGTCHAWLGAGGTPKGDIIVQECGLGLVPLKRGERLSFEAPPLIRSGPVDDAFVDEVAAVLGIGRSEILASQWVDNGPGWVGIMLEDRDAVLSLTPDIGRHGGVGGLDIGVVAPHPTGSHADFEVRAFFTDDKGRLLEDPVTGSLNASLAQWLIGSGRAPASYIAAQGAAMGRAGRIHITSDDSQIWVGGSTVTVVLGTIH
- a CDS encoding acyl-CoA thioesterase, coding for MMGASTTIRRRLEWIDTDAAGIWHYSTVIRYAEAAESALHRELGIVEFTFGALPRVHVEFDFVRPVLFDEVVCVTLTVDEVGDSSLTYHIELSVDGQQVTTGKVVVALIDRQTGQATAWPEDIRAKLAGTS
- a CDS encoding endolytic transglycosylase MltG, which gives rise to MAVLAVAAILALVLGGGGDESGDGAVPDELVAAETSVTEASPPDPAPRSATAPLPPATTTTTTFAPSTTTTAPPATTTTSVSPASPASGYAPVPKPTAGPDTVAPGGALTKHLAADIATAFGFNTAEVEVAIAEVELPPEAGGNAEGWLAPGTYEPADGASAGEIVQAMVDRRVAQLEERNVPRDQWHRVLTAASVIEKETYNQNEKPRVARVLTNRLAGGGPLQMDSIILYPVPEDRIFTTSEERASDQPYNSYRHDGLPPTPICSPDDASLDAFLAPPPGYVTIDLHSGETRYAVTYKEHQANVKLLRAWLRDHPTP
- a CDS encoding carbohydrate ABC transporter permease — protein: MNPTSRRPLARAAVYGSLTLIAFLWILPTAGLLVTSFRHLTDINQTGWWSAILHPGSAHFTVANYAAVLGASGNAGQIDLGNALLNSIAVTIPATIIPIFIAALAAYGFAWMRFPGRLILFTMVVALLVIPLQIALIPILRLYVSGGIAGTYVGIWFAHTGFGLPLAIYLMYTYISALPRDIFESAFVDGANHFTVFTRLVLPLAVPALASFAIFQFLWVWNDLLVALIFLGSGRNVEVLTVQLLNMVGSYGTDWQLLTAGAFISMIFPLTVFFGLQRYFVRGLLTGSVKG
- a CDS encoding sugar ABC transporter permease, with the protein product MTEQKHKDGANSRIQTTNRRDTLVGVLRAAWLIGGPLLVVAALVGGFLFLRDNALTAPKLLVAAIAIVWGVGGVIALFALAATYVGHLRLSAQQRLSPFIFVGPAVLVLGLYLVYPTVETLYLSFLGPKSHQFVGLSNYIFAFTDESMTTSFRNNALWLIFGTGLSVGFGLLIAVLAERTAHWFELTVKSIIFMPMAISLVGASIIWLFVYAYRPPGSPQIGILNAVLTGLGGQPQAWLLGQPWNTLFLIAILIWGQTGFAMVIFSAALKGVPLELVEAGRIDGGNESRIFFAITLPYIRGTVVMVTTTIVIFTLKIFDIVLTMTGGNYGTQVIANAYYDQQFKFFQPGRASAIAIVLLLLVTPVMWYNLRNFRSQTEAFR
- a CDS encoding IS110 family transposase: MDTRTVSAIDTFLSHPGRICSEAAFAMLARVTPIPASSELTTRHRLTRRGDRHLNSAQHIVVIQHQRHDTRLRAHFEKRHAEAKTDREIRRCLKR
- a CDS encoding benzoate-CoA ligase family protein, yielding MASANCAGRADGGGAIVQDHTVTVAPEGLTLSSTFNVAVPFVDRHLEEGRADKPAIRTNHGAEVTYGELAERVNRAGNALLGLGLARGDRVLMVVKDDPAFFYVFWGAIKAGLVPVPFNTLLRAKGYEFVIADSQAAAVIWSPEYDEAVVPALDAVTPGPAHRIRTEGEGTTLRSLLEAASPDLEPVAASPLDDCFWLYSSGSTGNPKGAIHRHRDMVVTSQHYGVEILGAREDDVFFSAAKLFFAYGLGNAMTFPLWVGGTAVLFDGRPTAESTFDVIGRFRPTLYFGVPTLYAAQLAAYDTLEPDTSSVRCCISAGEALPPDILRRWKERTGLDILDGIGSTELLHIFISNRPGDIRPGSTGKSVPSYTARIVDDDGNDVPAGTAGRLLDRGHSAARAYWNDPEKTAATMSGGDWLDTGDTYLCDEDGYFYYQGRSDDMLKVGGIWVSPFEIEAKLMEHPLVLEAAVVGRRDDAGLVKPAASVVLIDPAAAGEELAVELRALCREGLAPYKYPRWIEFVVDLPKTATGKIQRFKLR
- a CDS encoding alpha/beta hydrolase; the protein is MSSAVSKPSSTSLLTVAGCRLEYRVVNESGLRPTVVFLHDGLGSIELWRTFPDDVVGATDHRGLVYSRYGHGWSDPATEPRPIDFVDREALVVLPSVLEQLDVSVPVLIGHSDGGSISLVYAAHHPVAALVLLAPHVFVEAVGLDTIATLGQRFADGELAGKMAKYHCDPVATFRAWHDVWLDRRFASWNIEYLLNRIECPVLLIQGRDDEYGTMAQIDAIERQIAGPVERVDLSECGHAPHLSQPVSTLEATVGFVRDVCGSA